In a genomic window of Lycium ferocissimum isolate CSIRO_LF1 chromosome 9, AGI_CSIRO_Lferr_CH_V1, whole genome shotgun sequence:
- the LOC132030096 gene encoding uncharacterized protein At1g51745-like: MGGSMVESRGGSVVWVQRQNGTWWPGRILCSNEIQTCGILSPTNVTSRFPIKLLGRDNASVYWYNLEKSRRVKAFRCGEFDGYIKKAESSKTFTNTKSLKYAHREDAILHALELEKQDQEKLESPVLVSGFKEGETHGESNQKAKRSRCFYSPNDSISFLEKSVHSQSSKMIPTSNQAAENSSSKSTSSLKSDSKSSHRKRETTAGNNALKPTKMSFKVVSRPAVNKWKQKGKMPNQQFRSKSAVSTNESSSEFGSNEMSQPSPGNSFSEDTSSLSSNFIPRKNSTKTLMDVHMAVQGTYRVEHTPLVSLTSRLNGKAIIGHPINIEVLYDSSILPAKKESSYQLKSTNRMPQLVWRKSKRTPVCYTSSTSSFATKHESIQQSNKKLGDSSSQARKNGPFNTKSRGKLSKKPNVSKNKPRTVLPSVTCVPVKDIFIKLIGALGNV; encoded by the exons atgggagGGAGTATGGTAGAAAGTAGAGGAGGTAGTGTAGTTTGGGTGCAAAGACAAAATGGAACATGGTGGCCTGGTAGAATATTGTGTAGTAATGAAATCCAAACTTGTGGCATTCTTTCTCCTACTAACGTCACTTCAAGATTTCCCATTAAGCTTCTTGGTCGAGATAATGCTTCTGT GTATTGGTACAATTTGGAGAAGTCTAGACGCGTAAAGGCATTTCGATGTGGTGAGTTTGATGGTTATATCAAAAAGGCTGAATCGTCCAAGACTTTTACCAATACTAAAAGCCTGAAATATGCACATCGAGAAGATGCCATTCTTCATGCTCTTGAACTTGAGAAGCAAGACCAGGAGAAATTAGAAAGTCCAG TATTAGTGTCTGGATTCAAAGAGGGTGAGACACATGGAGAAAGTAATCAAAAAGCAAAGAGAAGCAGATGCTTTTACTCCCCTAACGACTCGATATCTTTCTTGGAGAAATCAGTTCATTCTCAATCATCAAAGATGATTCCCACATCTAATCAAGCTGCAGAAAATTCTTCTTCCAAGTCTACGAGTTCCTTGAAGAGCGATTCAAAGAGTTCACATAGAAAGAGAGAAACAACTGCAG GTAACAACGCATTGAAACCAACAAAGATGAGCTTCAAGGTTGTAAGTCGTCCAGCAGTCAACAAATGGaagcaaaaagggaaaatgCCTAATCAACAGTTTAGGAGCAAATCAGCTGTTTCAACTAATGAAAGTAGTAGTGAATTTGGATCCAATGAGATGTCTCAGCCTAGTCCAGGGAACAGTTTCTCGGAGGACACCAGCAGCCTTAGTTCAAACTTCATCCCGCGGAAGAATAGTACTAAGACATTAATGGATGTGCATATGGCAGTTCAAGGCACCTATAGAGTAGAGCATACTCCCCTTGTTTCTCTAACGAGTAGATTAAACGGAAAGGCAATCATTGGGCACCCCATCAACATAGAAGTGTTATATGATAGTTCAATTCTTCCTGCTAAAAAGGAGAGCTCTTATCAGCTGAAAAGCACTAACAGGATGCCTCAACTTGTTTGGAGAAAGTCAAAGAGAACTCCCGTCTGTTACACAAGTTCTACTTCCTCTTTTGCAACTAAGCATGAGAGCATTCAGCAAAGCAACAAGAAACTTGGAGATTCGAGTTCCCAAGCAAGAAAAAATGGCCCCTTTAATACTAAGTCTCGTGGGAAGTTATCGAAGAAGCCAAACGTGTCAAAGAATAAACCAAGAACAGTACTGCCTTCTGTTACATGTGTGCCTGTGAAAGACATATTCATCAAGTTAATCGGGGCACTTGGAAATGTTTGA
- the LOC132030097 gene encoding protein TOPLESS-RELATED PROTEIN 2-like isoform X1 produces MSSLSRELVFLILQFLDEEKFKETVHKLEQESGFFFNMKYFEDQVQAGEWDEVEKYLSGFTKVEDNRYSMKIFFEIRKQKYLEALDKHDRVKAVEILVKDLKVFASFNEDLFKEITQLLTLDNFRQNEQLSKYGDTKSARNIMLVELKKLIEANPLFRDKLAFPSFKASRLRTLINQSLNWQHQLCKNPRPNPDIKTLFTDHTCAASNGARPPPPANTPLAGPVPKPGAFPPLGAHSPFQPVVSPSPSAIAGWMSSANPSMPHAAVAAGPPGLVQAPSGAAAFLKHPRTNPGGPGMDFQMADSEHLMKRMRAGQSDEVSFSGSTHPPNMYSPDDLPKTVVRNLSQGSNVMSMDFHPQQQTVLLVGTNVGDISIWEVGSRERLAHKAFKVWDVSVCSMPFQSALVKDATISVNRCVWGPDGSILGVAFSKHIVQIYTYSPAGELRQHLEIDAHAGGVNDIAFAHPNKQLCIVTCGDDKTIKVWDAVGGRRQYMFEGHEAPVYSVCPHYKENIQFIFSTAIDGKIKAWLYDCMGSRVDYDAPGLWCTTMAYSADGTRLFSCGTSKEGESHLVEWNESEGAIKRTFSGFRKRSLGVVQFDTTRNRFLAAGDEFQIKFWEMDNTNMLTSTDGDGGLPASPRLRFNKEGSLLAVTTSDNGIKVLANTDGQRMLRMLENRAFEGSRAHSEVNIKPQISGSLGPIPNISGSAPQIVERGDRTQQSMSIGNLATMENSRVPDVKPRIAESMDKIKSWKFSDIADSSQLKSLKLPDPLSASKVLRLLYTNSGLAVLALGSNAIHKLWKWQRNERNPSGKSSAAVAPQLWQPTNGALMSNDAGDAKSAEDAAACIALSKNDSYVMSASGGKVSLFNMMTFKVMTTFMPPPPAATYLAFHPQDNNVIAVGMEDSTIQIYNVRVDEVKTKLKGHQKRITGLAFSQSLNVLVSSGADAQLCIWSVDGWEKKKARPIQAPPGHQAPLVGETRVQFHNDQSHILVVHESQIGIYDTQLECQRSWYPRDALSSPISSAIYSCDGLLIFTGFCDGAIGVFDADSLRLRCRIAPSAYLSSIGSSGSGVPFPMVIAAHPSDSNQFALGMSDGTVHVIEPSDAEPKWGGSSSQDNGPMPSIPSSSALNSQPSETPSR; encoded by the exons ATGTCTTCCTTGAGTAGGGAACTGGTTTTCTTAATCCTCCAGTTTTTGGATGAGGAGAAGTTCAAAGAGACAGTTCATAA GTTGGAGCAAGAATCTGGTTTCTTCTTCAACATGAAATACTTTGAGGATCAAGTGCAAGCTGGTGAATGGGATGAAGTTGAGAAATACCTAAGTGGGTTCACAAAGGTTGAGGACAACCGCTATTCAATGAAGATCTTCTTTGAAATAAGAAAGCAAAAATATCTTGAAGCTCTTGACAA GCATGATCGAGTAAAAGCAGTTGAGATTCTTGTTAAGGACCTTAAGGTTTTTGCTTCTTTCAATGAAGATCTTTTCAAGGAGATCACCCAGTTATTGACTCTTGACAATTTTAG ACAGAACGAGCAGCTCTCCAAATATGgggatacaaagtcggcaaGAAATATTATGCTGGTAGAACTAAAAAAGCTTATTGAGGCAAACCCTCTGTTCCGCGACAAGTTagcttttccttctttcaaagcTTCACGACTGCGGACATTGATTAATCAAAG TCTTAACTGGCAGCATCAGCTATGCAAGAATCCACGTCCAAACCCTGATATTAAAACACTTTTTACTGATCATACTTGTGCTGCTAGCAATGGAGCTCGGCCTCCTCCTCCTGCAAATACACCTCTTGCTGGACCAGTTCCAAAGCCTGGGGCATTTCCTCCACTTGGAGCTCACAGT CCATTCCAACCAGTTGTTTCACCTTCACCAAGTGCCATCGCAGGGTGGATGTCAAGTGCAAATCCTTCTATGCCTCACGCTGCTGTTGCTGCTGGTCCCCCTGGACTTGTGCAGGCTCCTTCTGGCGCTG CTGCCTTTCTAAAACATCCAAGAACTAACCCAGGCGGTCCTGGAATGGACTTTCAAATGGCCGATTCAGAGCATTTGATGAAACGAATGCGTGCTGGTCAGTCTGATGAG GTATCCTTTTCTGGTTCAACTCATCCTCCCAATATGTATTCACCGGATGACCTTCCTAAAACTGTTGTGCGGAACCTTAGCCAAGGATCTAACGTTATGAGCATGGATTTCCATCCACAACAACAGACTGTTCTTCTAG TGGGTACCAATGTTGGTGACATTAGCATTTGGGAAGTTGGATCTCGAGAAAGGTTAGCGCATAAGGCCTTCAAGGTTTGGGATGTATCTGTATGCTCAATGCCATTCCAG TCAGCTTTGGTCAAAGATGCCACTATATCTGTTAATCGATGTGTATGGGGCCCAGATGGTTCTATCCTTG GGGTTGCCTTTTCGAAGCACAttgttcaaatatatacatacagcCCAGCAGGAGAATTGAGACAGCATCTAGAA ATTGATGCTCATGCTGGCGGCGTTAATGATATTGCATTTGCACACCCTAATAAGCAACTCTGCATAGTAACGTGTGGGGATGACAAGACAATCAAG GTTTGGGATGCAGTAGGTGGTCGTAGACAATATATGTTTGAGGGGCATGAAGCTCCTGTATATTCTGTCTGCCCTCACTATAAGGAGAATATCCAG TTTATTTTCTCTACGGCCATTGATGGTAAAATAAAAGCTTGGCTGTATGACTGCATGGGATCAAGAGTAGATTATGATGCCCCTGGTCTTTGGTGCACAACAATGGCATATAGTGCTGATGGAACCAG ACTTTTCTCTTGTGGGACAAGTAAAGAAGGTGAATCCCACCTTGTAGAGTGGAATGAGAGTGAAGGAGCAATCAAGAGGACGTTCTCTGGCTTTAGAAAGCGTTCATTAGGTGTTGTGCAGTTTGACACAACGAGGAATCGTTTCTTAGCTGCAGGCGATGAGTTCCAGATAAAGTTTTGGGAAATGGATAATACCAACATGCTTACATCTACTGATGGCGATGGTGGATTGCCT GCCAGTCCTAGACTAAGATTCAATAAGGAAGGCTCATTGCTGGCTGTCACGACGAGTGATAATGGAATCAAGGTTCTGGCAAACACTGATGGACAGCGAATGCTCAGGATGCTGGAGAACAGGGCATTTGAgggttctcgtgcgcattctgAAGTCAATATTAAA CCGCAAATTTCTGGTTCCTTAGGTCCAATTCCTAATATTTCTGGCTCTGCACCTCAAATCGTTGAACGTGGTGATAGAACTCAGCAATCAATGTCCATCGGCAATCTG GCCACCATGGAAAACAGCAGAGTTCCTGACGTCAAACCTAGAATTGCAGAAAGTATGGACAAGATTAAAAGCTGGAAGTTCTCTGACATTGCTGACTCATCTCAACTTAAATCTCTAAAGCTGCCAGACCCTCTGTCAGCCAGCAAG GTGCTGCGGCTTCTCTATACGAATTCTGGGCTTGCTGTGCTGGCACTGGGCTCCAATGCCATTCATAAGCTCTGGAAATGGCAGAGAAATGAGCGAAATCCATCTGGAAAG tCCTCAGCGGCGGTTGCTCCACAACTGTGGCAGCCTACAAATGGAGCACTCATGTCTAATGATGCCGGTGATGCAAAATCAGCTGAAGATGCGGCTGCATGTATTGCTCTATCTAAAAATGATTCTTATGTCATGTCTGCTTCTGGTGGGAAGGTCTCCTTGTTTAACATGATGACCTTTAAG GTGATGACAACTTTCATGCCGCCACCCCCTGCAGCTACCTATTTGGCATTTCATCCTCAAGATAACAACGTTATCGCTGTAGGAATGGAGGACTCCACCATCCAGATATACAACGTTAGGGTTGATGag GTCAAAACCAAGCTCAAGGGTCACCAGAAACGGATCACAGGCCTTGCATTTTCACAGagtttgaatgtactggtatctTCAGGTGCAGATGCACAG CTTTGTATCTGGAGTGTTGATGGctgggaaaagaaaaaagcaagGCCTATTCAAGCGCCGCCAGGTCACCAAGCTCCCTTAGTTGGAGAAACTAGAGTCCAATTCCATAATGACCAATCTCATATACTAGTAGTTCATGAAAGCCAAATTGGAATCTATGATACCCAACTTGAATGTCAGCGTTCA TGGTATCCAAGAGATGCACTTTCTTCTCCCATTTCAAGTGCTATATACTCATGTGATGGCCTGCTGATCTTTACTGGATTCTGCGATGGTGCAATCGGAGTATTTGATGCAGACAGTCTGAGACTTCGATGTAGAATTGCACCTTCAGCTTACTTATCTTCAATTGGCAG CAGTGGCAGCGGCGTTCCATTTCCTATGGTGATAGCAGCACATCCATCGGATTCCAACCAATTCGCTCTCGGAATGAGTGATGGCACGGTGCATGTGATCGAGCCATCAGATGCAGAGCCCAAGTGGGGCGGTTCATCGTCTCAAGATAATGGACCTATGCCTTCTATTCCCTCTAGTTCTGCATTGAATAGTCAGCCATCAGAAACCCCTTCAAGATGA
- the LOC132030097 gene encoding protein TOPLESS-RELATED PROTEIN 2-like isoform X2, translating into MSSLSRELVFLILQFLDEEKFKETVHKLEQESGFFFNMKYFEDQVQAGEWDEVEKYLSGFTKVEDNRYSMKIFFEIRKQKYLEALDKHDRVKAVEILVKDLKVFASFNEDLFKEITQLLTLDNFRQNEQLSKYGDTKSARNIMLVELKKLIEANPLFRDKLAFPSFKASRLRTLINQSLNWQHQLCKNPRPNPDIKTLFTDHTCAASNGARPPPPANTPLAGPVPKPGAFPPLGAHSPFQPVVSPSPSAIAGWMSSANPSMPHAAVAAGPPGLVQAPSGAAAFLKHPRTNPGGPGMDFQMADSEHLMKRMRAGQSDEVSFSGSTHPPNMYSPDDLPKTVVRNLSQGSNVMSMDFHPQQQTVLLVGTNVGDISIWEVGSRERLAHKAFKVWDVSVCSMPFQSALVKDATISVNRCVWGPDGSILGVAFSKHIVQIYTYSPAGELRQHLEIDAHAGGVNDIAFAHPNKQLCIVTCGDDKTIKVWDAVGGRRQYMFEGHEAPVYSVCPHYKENIQFIFSTAIDGKIKAWLYDCMGSRVDYDAPGLWCTTMAYSADGTRLFSCGTSKEGESHLVEWNESEGAIKRTFSGFRKRSLGVVQFDTTRNRFLAAGDEFQIKFWEMDNTNMLTSTDGDGGLPASPRLRFNKEGSLLAVTTSDNGIKVLANTDGQRMLRMLENRAFEGSRAHSEVNIKPQISGSLGPIPNISGSAPQIVERGDRTQQSMSIGNLATMENSRVPDVKPRIAESMDKIKSWKFSDIADSSQLKSLKLPDPLSASKVLRLLYTNSGLAVLALGSNAIHKLWKWQRNERNPSGKSSAAVAPQLWQPTNGALMSNDAGDAKSAEDAAACIALSKNDSYVMSASGGKVSLFNMMTFKVMTTFMPPPPAATYLAFHPQDNNVIAVGMEDSTIQIYNVRVDEVKTKLKGHQKRITGLAFSQSLNVLVSSGADAQLCIWSVDGWEKKKARPIQAPPGHQAPLVGETRVQFHNDQSHILVVHESQIGIYDTQLECQRSWYPRDALSSPISSAIYSCDGLLIFTGFCDGAIGVFDADSLRLRCRIAPSAYLSSIGSGSGVPFPMVIAAHPSDSNQFALGMSDGTVHVIEPSDAEPKWGGSSSQDNGPMPSIPSSSALNSQPSETPSR; encoded by the exons ATGTCTTCCTTGAGTAGGGAACTGGTTTTCTTAATCCTCCAGTTTTTGGATGAGGAGAAGTTCAAAGAGACAGTTCATAA GTTGGAGCAAGAATCTGGTTTCTTCTTCAACATGAAATACTTTGAGGATCAAGTGCAAGCTGGTGAATGGGATGAAGTTGAGAAATACCTAAGTGGGTTCACAAAGGTTGAGGACAACCGCTATTCAATGAAGATCTTCTTTGAAATAAGAAAGCAAAAATATCTTGAAGCTCTTGACAA GCATGATCGAGTAAAAGCAGTTGAGATTCTTGTTAAGGACCTTAAGGTTTTTGCTTCTTTCAATGAAGATCTTTTCAAGGAGATCACCCAGTTATTGACTCTTGACAATTTTAG ACAGAACGAGCAGCTCTCCAAATATGgggatacaaagtcggcaaGAAATATTATGCTGGTAGAACTAAAAAAGCTTATTGAGGCAAACCCTCTGTTCCGCGACAAGTTagcttttccttctttcaaagcTTCACGACTGCGGACATTGATTAATCAAAG TCTTAACTGGCAGCATCAGCTATGCAAGAATCCACGTCCAAACCCTGATATTAAAACACTTTTTACTGATCATACTTGTGCTGCTAGCAATGGAGCTCGGCCTCCTCCTCCTGCAAATACACCTCTTGCTGGACCAGTTCCAAAGCCTGGGGCATTTCCTCCACTTGGAGCTCACAGT CCATTCCAACCAGTTGTTTCACCTTCACCAAGTGCCATCGCAGGGTGGATGTCAAGTGCAAATCCTTCTATGCCTCACGCTGCTGTTGCTGCTGGTCCCCCTGGACTTGTGCAGGCTCCTTCTGGCGCTG CTGCCTTTCTAAAACATCCAAGAACTAACCCAGGCGGTCCTGGAATGGACTTTCAAATGGCCGATTCAGAGCATTTGATGAAACGAATGCGTGCTGGTCAGTCTGATGAG GTATCCTTTTCTGGTTCAACTCATCCTCCCAATATGTATTCACCGGATGACCTTCCTAAAACTGTTGTGCGGAACCTTAGCCAAGGATCTAACGTTATGAGCATGGATTTCCATCCACAACAACAGACTGTTCTTCTAG TGGGTACCAATGTTGGTGACATTAGCATTTGGGAAGTTGGATCTCGAGAAAGGTTAGCGCATAAGGCCTTCAAGGTTTGGGATGTATCTGTATGCTCAATGCCATTCCAG TCAGCTTTGGTCAAAGATGCCACTATATCTGTTAATCGATGTGTATGGGGCCCAGATGGTTCTATCCTTG GGGTTGCCTTTTCGAAGCACAttgttcaaatatatacatacagcCCAGCAGGAGAATTGAGACAGCATCTAGAA ATTGATGCTCATGCTGGCGGCGTTAATGATATTGCATTTGCACACCCTAATAAGCAACTCTGCATAGTAACGTGTGGGGATGACAAGACAATCAAG GTTTGGGATGCAGTAGGTGGTCGTAGACAATATATGTTTGAGGGGCATGAAGCTCCTGTATATTCTGTCTGCCCTCACTATAAGGAGAATATCCAG TTTATTTTCTCTACGGCCATTGATGGTAAAATAAAAGCTTGGCTGTATGACTGCATGGGATCAAGAGTAGATTATGATGCCCCTGGTCTTTGGTGCACAACAATGGCATATAGTGCTGATGGAACCAG ACTTTTCTCTTGTGGGACAAGTAAAGAAGGTGAATCCCACCTTGTAGAGTGGAATGAGAGTGAAGGAGCAATCAAGAGGACGTTCTCTGGCTTTAGAAAGCGTTCATTAGGTGTTGTGCAGTTTGACACAACGAGGAATCGTTTCTTAGCTGCAGGCGATGAGTTCCAGATAAAGTTTTGGGAAATGGATAATACCAACATGCTTACATCTACTGATGGCGATGGTGGATTGCCT GCCAGTCCTAGACTAAGATTCAATAAGGAAGGCTCATTGCTGGCTGTCACGACGAGTGATAATGGAATCAAGGTTCTGGCAAACACTGATGGACAGCGAATGCTCAGGATGCTGGAGAACAGGGCATTTGAgggttctcgtgcgcattctgAAGTCAATATTAAA CCGCAAATTTCTGGTTCCTTAGGTCCAATTCCTAATATTTCTGGCTCTGCACCTCAAATCGTTGAACGTGGTGATAGAACTCAGCAATCAATGTCCATCGGCAATCTG GCCACCATGGAAAACAGCAGAGTTCCTGACGTCAAACCTAGAATTGCAGAAAGTATGGACAAGATTAAAAGCTGGAAGTTCTCTGACATTGCTGACTCATCTCAACTTAAATCTCTAAAGCTGCCAGACCCTCTGTCAGCCAGCAAG GTGCTGCGGCTTCTCTATACGAATTCTGGGCTTGCTGTGCTGGCACTGGGCTCCAATGCCATTCATAAGCTCTGGAAATGGCAGAGAAATGAGCGAAATCCATCTGGAAAG tCCTCAGCGGCGGTTGCTCCACAACTGTGGCAGCCTACAAATGGAGCACTCATGTCTAATGATGCCGGTGATGCAAAATCAGCTGAAGATGCGGCTGCATGTATTGCTCTATCTAAAAATGATTCTTATGTCATGTCTGCTTCTGGTGGGAAGGTCTCCTTGTTTAACATGATGACCTTTAAG GTGATGACAACTTTCATGCCGCCACCCCCTGCAGCTACCTATTTGGCATTTCATCCTCAAGATAACAACGTTATCGCTGTAGGAATGGAGGACTCCACCATCCAGATATACAACGTTAGGGTTGATGag GTCAAAACCAAGCTCAAGGGTCACCAGAAACGGATCACAGGCCTTGCATTTTCACAGagtttgaatgtactggtatctTCAGGTGCAGATGCACAG CTTTGTATCTGGAGTGTTGATGGctgggaaaagaaaaaagcaagGCCTATTCAAGCGCCGCCAGGTCACCAAGCTCCCTTAGTTGGAGAAACTAGAGTCCAATTCCATAATGACCAATCTCATATACTAGTAGTTCATGAAAGCCAAATTGGAATCTATGATACCCAACTTGAATGTCAGCGTTCA TGGTATCCAAGAGATGCACTTTCTTCTCCCATTTCAAGTGCTATATACTCATGTGATGGCCTGCTGATCTTTACTGGATTCTGCGATGGTGCAATCGGAGTATTTGATGCAGACAGTCTGAGACTTCGATGTAGAATTGCACCTTCAGCTTACTTATCTTCAATTGGCAG TGGCAGCGGCGTTCCATTTCCTATGGTGATAGCAGCACATCCATCGGATTCCAACCAATTCGCTCTCGGAATGAGTGATGGCACGGTGCATGTGATCGAGCCATCAGATGCAGAGCCCAAGTGGGGCGGTTCATCGTCTCAAGATAATGGACCTATGCCTTCTATTCCCTCTAGTTCTGCATTGAATAGTCAGCCATCAGAAACCCCTTCAAGATGA